One Castanea sativa cultivar Marrone di Chiusa Pesio chromosome 4, ASM4071231v1 DNA window includes the following coding sequences:
- the LOC142632112 gene encoding 11-beta-hydroxysteroid dehydrogenase 1A-like: protein MDFLHKFLGIALPPLMLVVFSFTLAPFLFLKFLYFLKRSKYSENVAGKVILITGASSGIGEHVAYEYARRQACLALIARREDRLQEVANRARQLGSPEVIVVPADVSKVEDCKRFVDETVNHFGQLDHLVNNAGVTRIELFEDSTQFSDYASIMDTNFWGSIYSTHNAVPHLRKRKGKIVVLASTVAWLAMPRLSFYNASKAALISFFETLRVELGSDIGITIVTPGLIKSEMSEATKLSKAKATWILAKSTEGCAKAIVASACRGDMYLTEPSWMKVMFWMKIMCPEVLEWGLHWTFVKRRETSKDS from the exons ATGGATTTTCTGCACAAGTTCTTGGGCATTGCACTGCCTCCCTTGATGCTCGTTGTGTTCTCTTTCACTTTGGCcccatttctctttctcaagtttctttatttcttaaaaagatCCAAATATAGTGAAAATGTGGCAGGCAAAGTCATACTCATTACTGGAGCATCTTCTGGGATTGGTGAG CATGTTGCATATGAGTATGCTAGGAGACAAGCTTGTTTAGCCCTTATTGCAAGAAGAGAGGACCGTCTTCAAGAAGTAGCAAATAGAGCCCGACAGCTAGGATCCCCAGAGGTAATTGTGGTACCTGCAGATGTTTCGAAGGTTGAAGATTGCAAGCGTTTTGTTGATGAGACAGTGAACCACTTTGGACAAT TAGATCATTTGGTGAACAATGCTGGAGTAACACGCAttgaattatttgaagattCCACCCAATTCTCTGATTATGCTTCAATAATG GACAcaaatttttggggttcaaTATATAGCACCCACAATGCAGTTCCACacttgagaaaaagaaagggaaagatTGTTGTACTTGCTTCAACTGTAGCATGGTTGGCTATGCCAAGATTGAGTTTCTACAAT GCAAGCAAGGCAGCCCTGATATCCTTTTTTGAGACATTGAGGGTTGAACTTGGTTCCGATATTGGAATAACAATTGTGACTCCTGGATTGATTAAGTCAGAAATGTCAGAAGCCACAAAATTATCAAAG GCTAAAGCAACCTGGATCCTAGCTAAGTCAACAGAAGGGTGTGCCAAGGCAATTGTGGCCAGTGCTTGCAGGGGAGATATGTACTTGACTGAGCCATCTTGGATGAAGGTGATGTTTTGGATGAAAATCATGTGTCCCGAAGTATTGGAATGGGGTTTACACTGGACGTTTGTCAAGAGGCGCGAGACTTCAAAAGACTCCTAG